A region from the Aegilops tauschii subsp. strangulata cultivar AL8/78 chromosome 5, Aet v6.0, whole genome shotgun sequence genome encodes:
- the LOC109739987 gene encoding uncharacterized protein produces MACSANGVGGAQNERRRHPHPYLIGYATVAINQKPYTTDRRPVTHRSVTHARTNPSAQARHLSQIWCSTTAAAIGRLGWNFSTVGLPLPTDPDAPVRFAVKMRRTCLDSAATLQPRCAQPPVTSSMAILSRSMDDASSRTTFPRPCEIASLNSGGASIPSSTTWACYCCRSIIFLLKFSSYLSKIERRRFDVMPLRQLIFAVALLVIVYDRNIGLEKDLVLY; encoded by the exons ATGGCCTGCTCCGCCAACGGGGTGGGTGGCGCT CAGAACGAGCGACGGCGGCACCCTCATCCCTACCTCATCGGATACGCCACTGTCGCCATCAACCAAAAGCCATACACCACCGACCGGCGGCCTGTTACCCACCGCTCCGTCACGCACGCACGCACAAACCCCTCCGCGCAAGCAAGGCACCTCAGTCAGATCTGGTGcagcaccaccgccgccgccatcggCCGACTAGGATGGAACTTCTCTACTGTAGGCCTCCCCCTCCCCACCGATCCAGACGCACCGGTCAGATTCGCCGTCAAGATGAGAAGAACTTGCCTGGACAGTGCCGCTACCCTGCAGCCTCGATGCGCCCAACCCCCGGTCACCTCCTCCATGGCCATCCTTTCCAGAAGCATGGATGACGCCAGTTCTCGGACAACTTTTCCCCGCCCCTGCGAAATTGCCTCTTTAAACAGTGGAGGTGCATCGATCCCATCGTCTACAACATGGGCTTG CTATTGTTGCAGATCCATTATCTTTCTCCTGAAGTTCAGTAGTTACTTATCAAAGATAGAAAGGAGAAGATTCGATGTCATGCCACTCAG GCAATTGATTTTCGCGGTGGCGCTGCTGGTCATAGTCTATGACAGGAACATTGGATTAGAAAAAG ATTTAGTCCTTTACTAG